In a genomic window of Candidatus Delongbacteria bacterium:
- a CDS encoding TrmJ/YjtD family RNA methyltransferase, which translates to MKNRDNIHITLVRTWSPGNVGSVARAAKNFGFNSIRCVQQINFSDDEMFTMAAGAKDHTEKIVYFDDLSDAVKDSNIVYAFTNRQRKFHKMITPAELAKEISELPDNTQVSLLFGNETNGLSNEEIDFADTIVTIPTSADYSSLNLSMAVLITLYELFKELAVFETGYKADLIDNEEKRIAREQIAKIITEKIMEKDLHTEQVEENVKLLFKRMMLTKKEIGFIRSIFRLAERKIDIVKKKLQ; encoded by the coding sequence ATGAAAAATAGAGATAATATACATATTACTTTGGTAAGAACCTGGTCTCCTGGAAATGTAGGATCAGTTGCCAGAGCTGCGAAAAATTTTGGATTTAATAGTATCAGGTGTGTTCAGCAGATTAATTTTAGTGACGATGAGATGTTTACCATGGCTGCTGGGGCTAAAGACCACACCGAAAAAATTGTTTATTTTGATGATCTTTCAGATGCTGTAAAAGATTCCAATATCGTCTATGCTTTTACAAACAGGCAGAGGAAATTTCATAAAATGATTACACCTGCTGAGTTAGCTAAAGAAATTTCAGAATTACCTGATAATACTCAAGTTTCACTTTTGTTTGGAAACGAAACAAATGGCTTGAGTAACGAAGAGATTGATTTTGCAGATACAATAGTAACTATTCCGACAAGTGCAGATTACTCCTCATTAAATTTATCCATGGCTGTTCTTATAACTCTGTATGAACTTTTTAAAGAGTTGGCTGTCTTTGAGACTGGTTACAAAGCTGATTTAATTGATAATGAAGAGAAGCGTATAGCCAGAGAGCAGATTGCAAAAATTATTACTGAAAAGATAATGGAAAAAGATCTTCATACTGAGCAAGTGGAAGAAAATGTTAAATTATTGTTTAAGCGTATGATGTTAACTAAAAAAGAGATAGGTTTTATAAGATCTATTTTTAGACTAGCAGAAAGAAAAATTGATATAGTTAAGAAGAAATTGCAATAG